A segment of the Oceanispirochaeta sp. genome:
ATCCTGGAATGCAGATGCAGGAGATAACTGGGGGTGGCGTGAACCGTGGTGGTCTGAAAATCCTTCATCAGTTGAAACTGACGTTTCGTGTTTCCACTGGAGGCGGGGATGACCAGCATTCCCAGCTTTTCTGCACCATAATGCAGCCCGATACCGCCGGTAAACAAACCATAGGTCATCATGTTCTGAAAGACATCCCCTTTGTGACAGCCCGTCGCTTTCAGAGATCGGACGGTCATATTCGTCCAGTTGTCCAGATCTTTCTGGGTATGGTAGATGACTGTAGGAGTACCGGTTGTTCCGCTGGAAGCATGCATCCTGACAATGTCATCCTGATCCACTGCCAGAAGTCCATAGGGATAGGCTTCTCTCAAGTCATCCTTGGTGGTATAGGGAATCTTCCTGATGTCATCGAGAGTCCTGATATCTTCGGCAGAATGGATACCAACCTTTTTCAGACGTTCCTTGTAGAAAGGAGTGACCAGGGCGGTGGTGACCGTTTTTTTCAGCCGCAGAAGCTGCAGGGCCTTTAAGGCATCCCGATCCAGCCGTTCAACTTCTGCATCTTTGTAAAGATTCTGTATCATGAAATATGACTCCCCAGATCAAGAGCCTTATAATTGGCCTGAACTACGGCCTCACCTTTCCGGGAAAAAAGGCTGTCTACAGCAGCCTTCAGATGCTTCATCCCCAGAGGAAGATTCGCCGAGGCAGCTCCTACGATAACCATATTTCCCGCTCTGGAGGAACCGGCTTCTTTAGCCAGAGCCTTATCATCCACCAGGCGCACTGAGGGAAGTTCAGACAATGCCTCCATGATCTGTGACTCTTCGGGGTAATTGCTTATATTTTTTACAGGGGTAATGGATGTGACCAGAATGCCTTCCGGAGAGAGCCAGGGCAGATAGCGCAGGCTTTCAAGAGGCTCCATGCTGATAACCATATCGGCAGTTCCCTGACCGATCAGATCAGAAAAGATTTCACCGTCGGCAAGACGCATATGGGCCATGACGGCTCCGCCTCTCTGGGCCATACCGTGGACTTCGGACTGACGGACCTTAAACCCTGCCTTGGCGGCAGCGGTGGCGATAACAGAGGCCAGAGACAGGACACCCTGCCCTCCGACTCCGGCAAGTATGATGTCATATTTCATGGTTTTCAGCTCCCCTTCTTCTTTGCTTTACGAGCGGTTTCT
Coding sequences within it:
- a CDS encoding indolepyruvate oxidoreductase subunit beta — translated: MKYDIILAGVGGQGVLSLASVIATAAAKAGFKVRQSEVHGMAQRGGAVMAHMRLADGEIFSDLIGQGTADMVISMEPLESLRYLPWLSPEGILVTSITPVKNISNYPEESQIMEALSELPSVRLVDDKALAKEAGSSRAGNMVIVGAASANLPLGMKHLKAAVDSLFSRKGEAVVQANYKALDLGSHIS